A window of the Candidatus Tisiphia endosymbiont of Dascillus cervinus genome harbors these coding sequences:
- a CDS encoding replicative DNA helicase, translating to MSRSKKVSDKIDKSSGSSESSIILPVARTLPANVQAEQMLIGAILVNHDYLNTVSEFLRPDHFFEPIHQKIYNAIKVITEKGLIATPVTLRSMLERDELFQQLGGSDYLNKLATLSMMVINPLDYGRIIYDLAVRRNLIQIGEEVVNNAYDSSLEYDASQQIEHAEGKLYNLASEGVNDKSFVKIAVSLSESLANINRAMKNSNHVIGISTGLIDLDKELSGFHNSDLVVIAARPSMGKTAFAINLAINACNSMKLKNKEQEKDKSVGFFSLEMSSEQLATRILSMHTEINSSSLRTGHVTEEHYNRLRREVIDLSSLPFFIDDTPALSIAAIRTRARKMKRKHNLGILFIDYLQLIRGINKYDNRVNEISEITQGLKAIAKELNIPVIALSQLSRAVELREDKRPMLSDLRESGSIEQDADIVMFIYREEYYLTRKEPSSGNEEHAKWQNNINQVYNIADIIIAKHRNGRVGSVKLHYDGQYSKFSNLQKTL from the coding sequence ATGTCTCGTAGTAAAAAAGTGAGTGATAAAATAGATAAGTCAAGCGGATCAAGTGAGTCAAGTATAATTTTGCCTGTTGCTCGAACTTTGCCAGCAAATGTTCAGGCCGAGCAAATGTTAATAGGAGCAATTTTAGTCAACCATGATTACTTAAATACTGTCTCAGAATTCCTAAGACCAGATCATTTTTTTGAGCCGATACATCAAAAGATTTATAATGCTATTAAAGTTATTACCGAAAAAGGCTTAATTGCTACTCCGGTAACGCTTAGAAGCATGTTAGAACGAGACGAATTATTTCAGCAATTAGGTGGCAGTGACTATCTAAATAAGCTGGCTACTCTGTCAATGATGGTAATTAATCCTCTTGATTATGGAAGAATAATCTATGATTTGGCAGTAAGGCGTAATTTAATTCAGATAGGGGAGGAGGTAGTTAATAATGCTTATGACTCCTCTTTAGAATATGATGCAAGTCAACAAATAGAGCATGCAGAGGGTAAACTCTATAACCTTGCTAGTGAAGGAGTTAATGACAAGAGTTTTGTTAAAATTGCTGTTTCTCTCTCGGAGTCCCTTGCCAATATTAACAGAGCAATGAAGAATTCTAATCATGTAATAGGTATTTCTACAGGATTAATTGATTTAGATAAGGAGTTATCAGGTTTTCATAACTCAGATTTAGTTGTCATTGCTGCACGCCCATCAATGGGGAAAACAGCTTTTGCCATAAATCTTGCGATAAATGCTTGTAATTCTATGAAGTTAAAAAATAAGGAACAAGAAAAAGATAAGTCAGTAGGTTTTTTCTCTCTTGAAATGTCATCTGAGCAGCTTGCTACTCGTATTCTTTCCATGCATACTGAAATTAACTCGTCTTCGCTACGTACAGGTCATGTGACGGAAGAACATTATAATCGATTACGTAGAGAAGTTATAGATCTGTCAAGCCTACCATTTTTTATTGATGATACGCCAGCTTTATCTATTGCAGCTATTCGTACTAGGGCAAGAAAAATGAAGCGTAAACATAACCTTGGTATATTATTTATAGATTATCTGCAGTTAATTAGAGGGATAAATAAATATGATAATAGAGTAAATGAAATTTCAGAAATTACTCAAGGATTGAAAGCTATAGCCAAAGAATTAAATATTCCAGTAATTGCTTTATCACAATTATCTAGAGCTGTAGAACTTAGAGAAGATAAGAGACCAATGTTATCTGACTTGCGAGAATCTGGGTCTATTGAACAAGATGCGGATATAGTGATGTTTATTTATCGAGAAGAATATTATCTAACTCGTAAAGAGCCTTCTTCAGGTAATGAAGAACATGCAAAGTGGCAAAATAATATAAATCAAGTATATAATATTGCGGATATTATAATAGCAAAACATCGTAATGGTCGTGTTGGTAGCGTAAAACTTCACTATGATGGTCAGTATTCAAAATTTAGTAATTTACAGAAAACACTATAG
- the dnaA gene encoding chromosomal replication initiator protein DnaA, with protein sequence MASSVNTNQNQLTVEKEVAHYRDIWQHVCSDLNKHYGESLYKSWFSKINFLEASTTTVILSTPTNFIRDWIKSKYACDILQSWQSYDKDIKSIEIVTKELLEQNPNIPEYLAKIPSIKEGMDLNSEGIFSALDLRFTFENFVVGGPNELAYAASRAVAESESAVAESNPLFLYGGVGLGKTHLMHAIAWYIRHNNPTRKVIYMSAEKFMYQFIKALRNKDVMSFKEEFRSVDVLMIDDIQFISGKDSTQEEFFHTFNALIDNNRQMVISCDRSPSDLDNIEERIKSRLGWGLVADVHSTTYELRLGILESKLEQMNIHIPKNVVEFLASKITSNVRELEGALNKVIAHSTLVGREITLENTQNILRDLLRSNERIITIEDIQRKVADRYNIKFSDMSSPRRIRSIARPRQVAMYLSKTLTPKSLTDIGKKFGKKDHTTIMHAIKKVEELCEIDTEFREELSLLMKILQN encoded by the coding sequence ATGGCAAGTTCTGTGAATACTAACCAAAATCAATTGACTGTAGAAAAGGAAGTAGCTCATTATAGAGATATTTGGCAGCATGTGTGTTCTGATCTTAATAAACATTACGGTGAGTCTTTGTATAAAAGTTGGTTCAGTAAGATTAACTTTCTAGAAGCTTCTACTACTACTGTTATACTTTCTACACCAACAAATTTTATCCGAGATTGGATAAAATCAAAATATGCATGTGATATATTGCAATCTTGGCAGTCTTATGACAAAGATATTAAATCAATTGAGATAGTTACTAAAGAATTACTAGAACAAAATCCAAATATACCTGAATATTTAGCAAAAATTCCATCAATAAAAGAAGGAATGGATCTCAATTCCGAAGGCATTTTTTCAGCATTAGACTTACGATTTACTTTTGAAAATTTTGTAGTTGGTGGACCAAATGAGTTAGCATATGCAGCCTCTAGAGCAGTTGCTGAATCAGAAAGTGCCGTAGCTGAATCTAACCCCTTATTTTTGTATGGGGGTGTTGGTCTTGGTAAGACACACTTAATGCATGCTATTGCTTGGTATATAAGACATAATAACCCGACTCGCAAAGTAATTTACATGTCGGCAGAAAAGTTTATGTATCAATTCATCAAAGCACTTCGTAATAAAGATGTTATGTCATTTAAAGAAGAATTTCGTTCAGTTGACGTGCTAATGATCGATGATATTCAATTTATATCTGGTAAAGATAGTACTCAAGAAGAGTTTTTTCATACTTTCAATGCTTTGATTGATAATAATCGTCAAATGGTTATATCATGTGACCGTTCACCGTCAGATTTAGATAATATTGAAGAGCGGATTAAGTCTAGGCTTGGTTGGGGCTTGGTTGCAGATGTTCACAGTACTACTTATGAACTAAGATTGGGGATATTAGAATCTAAGCTTGAACAGATGAATATTCACATACCTAAAAATGTTGTAGAATTCTTAGCATCAAAAATAACGTCAAATGTCAGAGAGTTAGAGGGGGCTCTTAATAAAGTTATTGCTCATTCAACTTTAGTTGGTAGAGAGATAACTTTAGAAAATACCCAAAATATTTTACGTGACTTACTACGTTCCAATGAAAGAATTATAACGATTGAAGATATTCAAAGAAAAGTAGCTGATCGTTATAATATTAAATTTTCTGATATGTCTTCTCCTAGACGTATTCGCTCAATAGCTAGACCAAGGCAAGTAGCTATGTATTTAAGTAAAACATTAACCCCAAAAAGCCTTACTGATATCGGTAAGAAATTTGGTAAGAAAGATCATACTACAATAATGCATGCTATCAAAAAAGTAGAAGAATTATGTGAAATTGATACAGAATTTCGTGAGGAACTTAGTCTGTTAATGAAAATACTGCAAAACTAG
- the radA gene encoding DNA repair protein RadA, whose amino-acid sequence MSKIKKQYICTNCGNSTSKWAGQCFDCGLWGAIEEEVISQVQVRLGNKQQIQKLDGVVVESLRTPTPINELNRVLGGGLVSSSAILIGGDPGIGKSTLLLHLVAGSFCDKIRMNCLYITGEESIDQIKLRALRLGLNNETTSILAATNIEDIISTIDADKNNIDLVVIDSIQTMVTRTLSSPPGTISQIRACANELVSYAKQNNIIILLSCHVTKDGQLAGPKLLEHLVDTVLYFEGDPNSHFRILRSIKNRFGGIGEIGVFEMTASGLMEVSSPSELFLMKRDKNVSGTTVFAGIEGSRPLLIEIQALIAPSNMPMPRRSVVGWDLNRLSMIIAVLNVRFGLNLTSKEVYLSVAGGLKISEPASDLAVAAALISAANNKAVLEHSVFFGEIGLSGEIRKVNAAEMRIKEATKLGFNKLICSKLEKLSNNLICPISNIQELKEWI is encoded by the coding sequence GTGAGTAAAATTAAAAAGCAATATATATGTACAAATTGTGGTAATAGTACATCAAAATGGGCGGGACAATGTTTTGATTGTGGCTTATGGGGAGCGATTGAGGAAGAGGTAATTAGTCAAGTACAAGTTAGGTTAGGCAATAAACAACAAATACAAAAGCTTGATGGTGTCGTTGTGGAATCATTACGTACTCCTACGCCTATAAATGAATTAAATAGAGTGTTGGGTGGCGGGTTGGTTTCCTCTTCGGCAATTTTAATTGGTGGTGATCCTGGAATTGGTAAATCAACTTTATTATTACACTTAGTGGCAGGTTCTTTTTGTGATAAAATTAGAATGAATTGCTTATATATAACTGGTGAGGAATCCATTGACCAAATAAAGCTAAGAGCCTTAAGATTAGGTCTTAATAATGAAACAACATCTATCTTAGCTGCCACTAATATCGAAGATATTATCTCAACTATTGATGCTGATAAGAACAATATTGATTTGGTAGTAATCGATTCAATTCAGACAATGGTAACTCGCACACTATCATCACCACCTGGCACTATTTCGCAGATTCGGGCCTGTGCTAATGAATTAGTTAGCTATGCTAAGCAAAATAATATTATTATTTTACTTAGCTGTCATGTGACAAAAGATGGACAATTAGCTGGTCCTAAGTTACTCGAACATCTTGTTGATACCGTACTATATTTTGAAGGTGATCCTAATAGTCATTTTCGTATTTTGCGTTCTATTAAAAATAGATTTGGTGGAATAGGAGAAATCGGTGTTTTTGAGATGACTGCTAGTGGTCTTATGGAAGTCTCTAGTCCTTCCGAGCTATTTCTGATGAAAAGGGATAAAAATGTTAGCGGAACAACAGTATTTGCTGGAATTGAAGGATCTAGACCGTTATTAATTGAGATTCAGGCATTAATTGCCCCTTCCAATATGCCAATGCCAAGACGTTCGGTTGTAGGATGGGATTTAAATAGATTATCAATGATAATAGCTGTACTTAATGTACGGTTTGGTCTTAACTTAACTTCTAAGGAAGTATATTTAAGCGTTGCTGGTGGGCTTAAAATTTCAGAACCAGCTTCAGACTTAGCTGTTGCAGCTGCTTTAATTTCTGCAGCAAATAATAAAGCTGTGCTAGAACATAGTGTTTTTTTTGGAGAAATTGGTTTATCTGGTGAAATAAGAAAAGTCAATGCAGCAGAAATGAGAATAAAAGAAGCAACGAAATTAGGATTCAATAAATTAATTTGCTCCAAACTTGAAAAGTTAAGTAATAACCTAATTTGCCCAATTAGTAATATACAAGAATTGAAAGAGTGGATATAG
- a CDS encoding AEC family transporter encodes MAIFTIVFFKTISVLLSVVIGFLAGRYSKVERDSIASLLFYFISPIVFFAIPASTTLTLSALSVTVVVFFIATSLSIFSYYFFGRYWLDHTRNIIALSAGTANGGYFMLPIAATLFDDYVLSIYMMAVIGINIFESSVGFYICARSFANSSESILKVVKLPILNGFLLGCLFSFAGFTLPDFLDDFIYNMRGAFSILGMVMVGLALSALQKFEIDIKFTLATFMAKFLFYPLGVNIFILLDKFVLGWYDENYYNALRLLSTAPMAANVIVIASLQKFYPEKVATTVFLSLLFGVVYIPVMVTIFLSDLN; translated from the coding sequence ATGGCAATTTTTACTATAGTTTTTTTTAAAACCATTTCTGTATTACTGAGTGTAGTAATTGGTTTTTTAGCAGGAAGATATTCTAAAGTTGAGAGAGATAGTATAGCTTCTTTGTTATTCTATTTTATATCTCCTATTGTTTTTTTTGCTATTCCCGCCAGTACTACTTTGACTTTATCAGCATTAAGCGTTACTGTAGTTGTTTTTTTCATTGCCACTTCGTTATCAATATTTTCCTACTATTTTTTTGGGCGATATTGGCTTGATCATACACGAAACATTATAGCATTATCTGCAGGTACCGCTAATGGTGGTTATTTTATGCTGCCAATAGCCGCTACTCTCTTTGATGATTATGTTTTAAGCATCTATATGATGGCAGTTATAGGAATAAATATTTTCGAATCATCAGTAGGCTTTTATATTTGTGCTAGGAGCTTTGCTAATAGTAGTGAAAGTATCTTGAAGGTTGTAAAGTTACCAATTTTAAACGGTTTTTTACTTGGTTGTTTATTTAGTTTTGCTGGTTTTACTTTACCTGATTTCCTAGATGATTTTATATATAACATGCGGGGGGCATTTTCTATACTTGGTATGGTTATGGTTGGTTTAGCTCTTTCAGCTTTGCAAAAGTTTGAAATAGACATAAAGTTTACTTTAGCTACTTTCATGGCAAAATTTTTATTCTATCCACTAGGGGTTAACATATTTATTCTTTTGGATAAGTTTGTTTTAGGATGGTATGATGAGAATTATTACAATGCTTTAAGGCTTCTTTCAACTGCTCCTATGGCAGCAAACGTAATTGTCATAGCCAGTTTACAAAAATTCTATCCAGAAAAAGTTGCTACCACAGTATTTCTTTCCCTGCTTTTTGGTGTAGTATATATACCAGTTATGGTAACTATATTTTTAAGTGATTTGAATTAA
- the pal gene encoding peptidoglycan-associated lipoprotein Pal has translation MLIKKTTIAFLALFVLSGCHHRKKPAEVEVTPSVEESSLAADFERNVGDRIFFAFNKSDLSSKSKEQLNKQAVWLKKHCCTKATIEGHCDERGTREYNLALGERRAESVRKYLIGLGIDNNRLDTISYGKEKPAVMGCDEAAWAQNRRAVTVIK, from the coding sequence ATGCTAATAAAAAAAACTACAATAGCTTTTTTAGCACTATTTGTACTTTCTGGATGTCATCATAGAAAAAAACCGGCGGAAGTGGAGGTAACTCCTAGTGTTGAGGAAAGTTCTTTAGCTGCTGATTTCGAAAGAAATGTTGGTGATAGGATATTTTTTGCTTTCAATAAATCAGATCTTTCAAGTAAATCAAAAGAACAGCTAAATAAACAAGCCGTTTGGTTAAAAAAACATTGTTGTACTAAAGCTACTATTGAAGGACATTGTGATGAAAGAGGCACAAGAGAGTATAACTTAGCACTTGGTGAAAGAAGAGCAGAATCTGTACGAAAATACTTGATTGGTCTAGGAATTGATAATAACAGACTTGATACTATTTCTTACGGTAAAGAGAAACCAGCTGTTATGGGTTGTGACGAAGCAGCTTGGGCACAGAACCGTAGAGCTGTAACTGTTATAAAATAA
- a CDS encoding rhodanese-like domain-containing protein, with product MPISIKNISSLEAYKLLEMDECTIVVNIRTTEEWQKIGIPKLDKYQVLFLSWRLLPDMSLNREFNNQFMSKVSNKNNVLFLCRSGARSHEAVLCAGGLGYTKCYNIVDGFEGGGNGAGWKQNNLPWQVL from the coding sequence ATGCCTATAAGTATCAAAAATATATCTTCCTTAGAAGCTTATAAGTTGCTAGAAATGGATGAGTGTACCATTGTTGTTAATATTAGAACTACTGAAGAATGGCAAAAAATAGGTATTCCAAAGCTTGATAAATATCAAGTACTTTTTCTTAGCTGGCGTTTATTACCTGATATGTCATTAAATCGTGAATTTAACAACCAGTTTATGTCGAAAGTCAGTAATAAAAATAATGTATTATTCCTTTGTCGTTCAGGTGCCCGATCTCATGAAGCGGTCTTGTGTGCTGGTGGTTTAGGTTATACAAAATGCTACAACATCGTTGATGGTTTTGAAGGAGGAGGTAATGGAGCTGGTTGGAAACAAAATAATTTACCATGGCAAGTTCTGTGA
- the trxB gene encoding thioredoxin-disulfide reductase: MNRSTKVLIIGSGPAGLSAAIYTARAALKPILLHGMQPGGQLTITTDVENYPGFAEPIQGPWLMEQMTQQAKNVGAEIIYDYVEKVDFSKKPLVVTTSSGIIRADSVIICTGAEARWLNIPSEAQFKGYGVSACATCDGFFFKNQDVLVIGGGNSAVEEALYLTNHARQVTIVHRRDSFRAEKILQERLFRNPKISVIWNHRLIEVIGTDNPKSVNSAKLENTQTGELSSINCTGIFVAIGHMPNTGLFKGQLDIDSDNYIITKPNSTETSVKGVFAAGDVQDKIFRQAVTAAGTGCMAALEVEKFLNH; the protein is encoded by the coding sequence ATGAATCGTTCTACTAAAGTACTTATTATAGGGTCAGGTCCTGCTGGACTGAGTGCAGCAATCTATACAGCTAGGGCAGCACTAAAACCAATATTATTGCATGGTATGCAGCCAGGTGGGCAGCTAACTATTACTACAGATGTTGAAAATTATCCAGGTTTTGCAGAGCCTATTCAAGGTCCATGGTTAATGGAACAAATGACGCAACAGGCAAAAAATGTTGGTGCAGAAATTATCTATGATTATGTAGAAAAGGTTGATTTTTCAAAAAAACCCTTAGTGGTAACCACCTCGTCTGGTATAATTAGGGCGGACAGCGTTATAATATGTACCGGTGCAGAAGCAAGGTGGCTGAATATTCCTTCCGAAGCACAATTCAAAGGATATGGTGTTTCAGCTTGTGCTACTTGTGATGGTTTTTTTTTCAAGAATCAGGATGTATTAGTTATTGGTGGGGGGAATAGTGCTGTTGAAGAGGCATTATATTTAACTAATCATGCACGTCAGGTGACTATTGTTCATCGCCGGGATAGTTTTAGAGCCGAGAAGATTTTACAAGAGAGATTATTTAGAAATCCCAAAATATCGGTCATTTGGAATCATAGACTGATTGAGGTCATTGGTACTGATAATCCTAAATCGGTTAATTCAGCCAAGCTTGAAAACACTCAAACAGGGGAGCTTAGTTCAATTAATTGTACTGGTATATTCGTAGCAATTGGTCATATGCCGAATACTGGTTTGTTCAAAGGGCAACTAGATATAGATAGTGATAATTATATTATTACTAAACCAAATTCAACGGAAACCAGTGTTAAAGGTGTTTTCGCTGCTGGAGATGTACAAGATAAAATTTTTAGACAAGCAGTTACCGCTGCTGGTACAGGATGCATGGCGGCTTTGGAAGTAGAAAAGTTTTTAAATCATTAA
- a CDS encoding ribonuclease D: MLIIDNQKALNEFCRQLLDCKTISVDTEFLRKNTYFAQLSIIQIMTSSYKVIIDTLSNLDLSPINEIFLNDKILKIVHAPREDFEIFYRLFKKLPKNVFDIQIAAGICDFGKYLSYSDICSKICLVHIDKTYQRSDWLKRPINANMLNYAIKDVEYLEPIYKVLQQIIQDNNLQNEYDKQIKSLLNIENYIINVQKAWQKVRFNNHSESFIHKMKIMAAYREEQASTIDLPRRHFISDEELVQICQYLPTSNKDFENLKLNSRYLSKQKYRTQLADLCLAIQELGE, translated from the coding sequence ATACTTATTATTGATAATCAGAAAGCATTAAATGAATTCTGTAGACAGTTATTGGATTGTAAGACTATAAGTGTTGATACTGAGTTCTTGCGTAAAAATACCTATTTTGCTCAGCTTAGCATAATTCAAATTATGACCAGTAGTTATAAAGTGATAATTGACACTTTGAGCAATTTGGATCTTTCTCCTATTAACGAAATATTTCTGAACGATAAAATTCTTAAAATAGTTCACGCCCCTAGAGAGGATTTTGAGATATTTTATCGTTTATTTAAGAAACTACCAAAAAATGTTTTTGACATACAAATTGCAGCTGGTATTTGTGATTTTGGTAAATATTTGAGTTATTCGGATATATGTAGCAAAATTTGCTTAGTTCACATTGATAAAACTTACCAACGGTCTGATTGGTTAAAGCGTCCAATTAATGCTAATATGTTAAATTATGCTATTAAAGATGTTGAATATTTAGAGCCGATTTACAAGGTATTGCAACAAATAATTCAAGATAATAACTTACAAAACGAATATGACAAGCAAATAAAATCTTTGCTTAATATTGAAAATTATATTATTAATGTACAAAAAGCTTGGCAAAAAGTTAGATTCAATAATCATTCAGAGTCTTTTATTCATAAAATGAAAATTATGGCAGCTTATCGGGAGGAACAAGCCAGTACAATAGATTTACCAAGGAGACATTTTATTTCTGATGAGGAATTAGTACAGATTTGTCAATATTTACCTACCAGTAATAAAGATTTTGAAAATCTTAAATTAAATAGTCGCTATCTTAGTAAACAAAAATATAGAACTCAATTAGCAGATCTGTGTCTTGCTATACAAGAATTAGGTGAATAA
- a CDS encoding alpha/beta hydrolase, with protein sequence MGNSGYINWLGSQYIPAHKIAYLEFGDPNNENVIICTHGLTRNAHDFDKIAMVLSDNFRVIAIDYPGRGDSDVFKTKKHYNYQVYVKDTVLFLKKLGINNCIWLGTSMGGIIGYVLASKYKELIKAMIINDVGPFIPASTLVKIGQYAGQTPSFVDLVSAKQHLKLIYSQFGISSEEDWDHLTKYSFIKIQDGKYKMNYDPAIVQGMNANANKPKNVDIWTIWNKIVCKLLVIHGAKSEILQQSTIEKMKETKDFDLFVVDYAGHVPSLMTDDQISYIKSWVNALKI encoded by the coding sequence ATTGGCAACTCGGGTTATATTAATTGGTTAGGCTCACAATATATTCCAGCTCATAAAATAGCTTATCTTGAGTTTGGTGACCCTAATAATGAAAATGTAATAATTTGTACCCATGGTTTAACTAGGAATGCTCATGATTTTGATAAAATCGCTATGGTATTAAGTGATAATTTTCGAGTAATTGCTATAGATTATCCAGGACGTGGGGATAGTGATGTTTTTAAAACGAAAAAGCATTATAATTATCAAGTATATGTAAAAGATACGGTGCTTTTTTTAAAAAAATTAGGTATTAACAACTGTATTTGGCTTGGTACTTCCATGGGTGGAATAATTGGTTATGTGCTAGCTAGTAAATATAAGGAACTTATCAAAGCAATGATTATAAATGATGTAGGACCTTTTATTCCAGCATCTACTCTAGTTAAAATCGGTCAATATGCAGGTCAAACTCCCTCATTTGTTGATTTAGTTAGTGCCAAGCAACATTTAAAGCTAATATATAGCCAATTCGGTATTAGTAGTGAGGAAGATTGGGATCATCTTACCAAATATAGTTTTATAAAAATCCAAGATGGAAAATATAAAATGAATTATGATCCTGCCATAGTACAAGGTATGAATGCTAATGCAAATAAGCCAAAAAATGTTGATATATGGACTATATGGAATAAGATTGTTTGTAAATTGTTGGTTATCCACGGGGCTAAATCAGAAATTTTGCAACAATCTACTATTGAGAAGATGAAAGAAACCAAAGATTTTGATTTGTTCGTTGTTGATTATGCTGGTCATGTACCTTCATTAATGACCGATGATCAGATTAGTTATATAAAATCTTGGGTAAATGCTTTGAAAATATAA
- a CDS encoding succinate dehydrogenase assembly factor 2, with amino-acid sequence MDYLKKAFLAKKLLYQSKNRGCKETGLILGKFAEQFLANMDIDSLTDFALILNQNDIDIYDWITNKITPPVHLNSKVMLQILNFDINRL; translated from the coding sequence ATGGACTATTTAAAAAAAGCATTCCTAGCTAAAAAATTACTATACCAAAGCAAAAATCGTGGTTGCAAAGAAACCGGGTTAATATTAGGTAAATTTGCTGAACAATTTCTTGCTAATATGGATATAGATAGTTTAACAGATTTTGCTTTAATACTTAATCAAAATGATATAGATATTTATGATTGGATTACCAATAAAATAACTCCTCCTGTTCACTTAAATTCAAAAGTGATGTTACAAATACTTAATTTTGATATTAACCGCCTATAA
- a CDS encoding glycoside hydrolase family 3 N-terminal domain-containing protein, with the protein MLKKPLIFGIAGTSLTVQERELFLENPIYGFILFKRNIVDREQLLKLVQDLRGLYDYNILIFVDQEGGRVARLKPPIIDLEYPPAGDFGRIYDQEGAENAYLKVFANYSSLMKSLKEYRIDSPCCPVADLRYPYTDNAIGDRSFGDSVVKVVGLCAKTIEAIEGQGGIAIIKHIPGHGRATCDSHYKLPRVTSSLAELNNTDFEVFRQLSKNAKAGWAMTAHIVFEALDTNLPVTLSPTAIKFIRNDIGFKGMLVSDDICMLALHGEIGAKYSIVKKPLTIFEKQDSTTTISNQDLEKLIEYGIIKDKSDQTGLKKYLVEEFPKLKAEFVTSIVEVARQTIVAGCDLVLHCSGDIQEMTAVCRAV; encoded by the coding sequence ATGCTCAAGAAACCTTTAATATTTGGCATTGCTGGTACTAGTTTGACTGTGCAAGAAAGGGAATTATTTTTAGAAAATCCAATATATGGCTTTATTCTCTTTAAAAGAAATATTGTAGATCGAGAACAGTTACTAAAGTTAGTACAAGATTTAAGAGGCTTATATGACTATAATATATTGATTTTTGTCGATCAGGAGGGGGGCAGGGTTGCAAGGTTGAAGCCACCTATCATAGATCTAGAATATCCCCCTGCTGGTGATTTCGGTAGAATATATGATCAAGAAGGTGCAGAGAATGCATATTTAAAAGTTTTTGCAAATTATTCAAGCCTGATGAAGAGTTTAAAAGAATATAGAATAGACTCGCCATGTTGTCCAGTTGCTGATTTGCGTTACCCTTATACTGATAATGCTATTGGAGATCGTAGCTTTGGAGATTCTGTAGTAAAAGTAGTTGGCTTATGTGCAAAAACAATAGAGGCGATAGAAGGGCAGGGAGGCATTGCCATTATTAAGCATATACCAGGGCATGGTCGAGCTACGTGTGATAGTCATTATAAGTTGCCGCGTGTTACCAGTTCGCTTGCTGAATTAAATAATACAGATTTTGAAGTGTTTAGACAACTATCTAAAAATGCTAAGGCAGGATGGGCTATGACAGCTCACATTGTATTTGAGGCTTTAGATACCAATCTACCAGTAACTTTATCGCCCACTGCTATAAAGTTCATTAGAAATGACATTGGTTTTAAAGGTATGTTAGTTTCAGATGATATTTGTATGCTTGCCCTGCATGGTGAAATTGGAGCTAAATACTCAATAGTTAAAAAACCTCTGACGATTTTTGAAAAGCAGGATTCTACAACTACGATAAGTAATCAAGATTTAGAAAAACTTATTGAATACGGAATTATTAAAGACAAATCCGACCAAACCGGACTAAAAAAATATTTAGTAGAAGAATTCCCAAAACTGAAGGCAGAATTTGTTACAAGTATAGTTGAAGTTGCTAGACAAACTATTGTAGCTGGTTGTGACTTAGTACTACATTGTAGTGGTGATATACAAGAAATGACTGCTGTTTGCAGGGCAGTTTAA